One window from the genome of Anopheles coluzzii chromosome X, AcolN3, whole genome shotgun sequence encodes:
- the LOC120960259 gene encoding uncharacterized protein LOC120960259 isoform X2, whose translation MYCTSNDGSKQPVGEVKAPSAAHPTINQYHPHDPYGERESAAELHFWDEPDGRGAHQNTTPASTVLHSPEPAPTEHEPKMRFQQRHQIQVGRSPVGSGGHNGSSDSTTASSPVLMPHCHHGPSAGGAQHHQLQQQQQQHVYGTQSILSDGEIVVFDDIEPNWPTGTGGTVNGSDLSMLMGGGGGGGTTPSKETHTDSCTKIQTIIGGLTIAEYEGSPRRFGTIYSSSYADGGTIRPGGASFPRPGFPKRVEPSAAPYDQLDDGRPRQIELGKGPSETSFYNIKGNMVAGSEMSAFQSDTKYYDRPQAGSLEEDFTIPAGGTGRKPHSFALSPEMDYRSGCGTAEFGTTFRPVSYGRVQKPGGGNGTGEAKEILNEPCVEYDDMCNSMPILEDGLSSGHASDSEGNTVANSCDQGGDLLANGSLGMQSMRHQQDQQQQQQQQQHYHHHAALDGPNGAGISDCLANDIRDALNDIKSTLQNTKALPTGDERRDSVDQGCRGEPFAHSYGDVSPVWVLRTRDGSPEQEHPSAAHLTDQRHGNPPPPPDLEEETDTDLETDRLLGHQQQQQSGGGEPSYYEHNNAADVGGVGKPKSPNSAMLAKLKRYQTAIRADSEIYVPSDITLENLPEIESKGRHKTREVLIEGVLFRARYLGSTQLVCEGQPTKSTRMMQAEEAVSRIKAPAGESQPSTEVDLFISTEKIMVLNTDLKEIMMDHALRTISYIADIGQLVVLMARRRFVASSTGPTDPAADDGGAVPGGPEAAVPADSPKKRPANRTPKMICHVFESEEAQFIAQSIGQAFQVAYMEFLKANGIEDHSFMKELDYQEVLNSQEIFGDELEIFAKKELQKEVVVPKAKGEILGVVIVESGWGSMLPTVVIANLASAGAAARCGQLNIGDQIIAINGLSLVGLPLSTCQGYIKNTKNQTVVKFTVVPCAPVVEVKIKRPNTKYQLGFSVQNGVICSLLRGGIAERGGVRVGHRIIEINNQSVVAVPHEKIVNLLATSIGEILMKTMPTSMFRLLTGQENPIYI comes from the exons ATGTACTGCACCAGCAACGATGGCAGCAAGCAGCCGGTCGGCGAGGTGAAAGCGCCGTCGGCCGCCCACCCCACCATCAACCAGTACCACCCGCACGACCCGTACGGCGAGCGGGAGTCGGCGGCGGAGCTACACTTCTGGGACGAGCCGGACGGCCGGGGGGCGCACCAGAACACGACTCCGGCCAGCACGGTGCTGCATTCGCCCGAGCCGGCCCCGACCGAGCACGAGCCAAAGATGCGGTTCCAGCAGCGGCACCAGATCCAGGTCGGCCGCAGTCCGGTCGGCAGCGGAGGGCACAATGGTAGCAGCGACTCGACCACCGCTTCCAGCCCGGTGCTGATGCCGCACTGCCATCACGGTCCATCGGCCGGTGGCGCCCAGCACcatcagctgcagcagcagcagcagcagcacgtgtaCGGCACGCAATCGATCCTGTCGGACGGCGAGATAGTGGTGTTTGACGACATCGAGCCGAACTGGCCGACGGGGACAGGCGGCACCGTGAACGGGTCGGACCTGTCAATGctgatgggtggtggtggtggtggtggcactACACCCAGCAAAGAAACGCACACGGACAGCTGTACGAAAATACAGACCATTATCG GCGGGCTAACGATTGCCGAGTACGAGGGATCGCCGCGACGCTTCGGCACGATCTACTCCAGCAGCTATGCGGACGGCGGCACGATCCGGCCGGGCGGGGCCAGCTTTCCCCGGCCCGGGTTTCCCAAGCGCGTCGAGCCGAGCGCCGCGCCGTACGATCAGCTCGACGACGGTCGGCCACGGCAGATCGAGCTCGGCAAGGGTCCGAGCGAGACGAGCTTCTACAACATCAAGGGCAACATGGTGGCCG GCAGCGAGATGAGCGCATTTCAAAGCGATACCAAATATTACGACCGCCCACAGGCGGGCTCGCTGGAGGAAGACTTTACCATTCCGGCGGGCGGCACGGGTCGCAAACCGCACAGCTTTGCCCTGTCGCCCGAGATGGACTACCGGTCCGGGTGTGGCACGGCCGAATTCGGCACCACCTTCCGACCCGTGAGCTACG GAAGGGTGCAAAAGCCGGGCGGCGGAAACGGCACGGGCGAGGCGAAAGAAATTCTAAACGAACCGTGCGTCGAGTACGACGACATGTGCAATAGTATGCCGATCCTGGAGGATGGGCTGTCGAGCGGGCACGCATCCGACTCGGAGGGCAACACCGTCGCCAACAGTTGCGATCAAGGCGGCGATCTGCTGGCGAACGGCTCGCTAGGGATGCAGAGTATGCGCCATCAGCAggaccaacagcagcagcagcagcagcagcagcactaccaTCATCATGCGGCGCTGGACGGACCGAACGGTGCCGGCATTAGCGACTGTCTGGCGAACGATATACGGGACGCGCTGAACGACATCAAGTCGACGCTGCAGAACACGAAAGCACTGCCGACGGGGGACGAACGACGGGACAGTGTGGACCAAGGCTGCCGGGGGGAACCGTTCGCCCACTCGTACGGAGACGTTTCGCCCGTGTGGGTGCTCAG GACGCGGGATGGATCGCCCGAGCAGGAACACCCGTCCGCCGCGCACCTGACGGACCAGCGGCACGGCaacccgccgccgccacccgATCTGGAGGAGGAAACGGACACGGATCTGGAGACGGATCGTTTGCTgggccaccagcagcagcagcagtccggCGGCGGCGAGCCGAGCTACTACGAGCATAAT AACGCCGCGGACGTTGGCGGCGTGGGGAAACCGAAATCGCCCAATTCGGCCATGTTAGCGAAGCTGAAACGGTACCAGACCGCCATCCGGGCCGACAGTGAAATCTACGTTCCTAGCGATATTACCCTAGAAAATTTACCG GAAATTGAAAGCAAAGGAAGGCATAAAACTCGAGAAG TGCTCATCGAGGGCGTCCTGTTCCGGGCGCGGTACCTCGGCTCAACCCAGCTGGTGTGCGAAGGCCAACCGACGAAATCGACCCGCATGATGCAGGCGGAGGAAGCCGTCTCCCGGATCAAA GCACCGGCGGGAGAGTCGCAACCGAGCACGGAggtggatttgtttatttcgaCAGAGAAAATCATGGTGCTGAACACGGATCTGAAGGAGATCATGATGGACCACGCGCTCCGGACGATCTCCTACATTGCCGACATCGGCCAGCTGGTGGTGCTGATGGCCCGGCGCCGCTTCGTCGCGAGCAGCACGGGCCCGACGGACCCGGCGGCGGACGATGGCGGTGCGGTACCGGGCGGCCCGGAAGCGGCGGTGCCCGCCGACAGCCCGAAGAAGCGGCCGGCCAACCGGACGCCGAAGATGATCTGCCACGTGTTCGAGAGCGAGGAGGCCCAGTTCATTGCGCAGAGCATCGGGCAGGCGTTCCAGGTCGCGTACATGGAGTTCCTGAAGGCGAACGGGATCGAGGACCACAGCTTCATGAAGGAGCTCGACTACCAGGAGGTGCTGAACAGCCAGGAGATCTTCGGCGACGAGCTGGAGATATTCGCCAAGAAGGAGCTGCAGAaggaggtggtggtgccgAAGGCGAAGGGCGAAATACTCGGCGTGGTCATCGTCGAGTCCGGCTGGGGCTCGATGCTGCCGACGGTCGTGATCGCGAACCTGGCGTCGGCGGGGGCGGCCGCCCGCTGCGGCCAGCTGAACATCGGCGACCAGATCATCGCGATCAACGGGCTGAGCCTGGTCGGGCTGCCGCTCTCCACCTGCCAGGGGTACATCAAGAACACCAAGAACCAGACGGTGGTGAAGTTCACGGTCGTGCCGTGCGCGCCGGTCGTGGAGGTGAAGATCAAGCGCCCGAACACCAAGTACCAGCTCGGCTTCAGCGTACAGAACGGTGTG ATTTGCAGCCTGCTGCGCGGAGGAATTGCGGAGCGGGGCGGTGTTCGCGTGGGCCACCGCATCATCGAGATCAACAACCAAAGCGTCGTCGCGGTACCGCACGAAAAGATTGTGAACCTGCTCGCCACATCGATCGGAGAG ATACTGATGAAAACCATGCCGACGTCCATGTTTCGGCTGCTGACGGGGCAGGAGAATCCGATCTACATTTag
- the LOC120960259 gene encoding uncharacterized protein LOC120960259 isoform X1: protein MYCTSNDGSKQPVGEVKAPSAAHPTINQYHPHDPYGERESAAELHFWDEPDGRGAHQNTTPASTVLHSPEPAPTEHEPKMRFQQRHQIQVGRSPVGSGGHNGSSDSTTASSPVLMPHCHHGPSAGGAQHHQLQQQQQQHVYGTQSILSDGEIVVFDDIEPNWPTGTGGTVNGSDLSMLMGGGGGGGTTPSKETHTDSCTKIQTIIGGLTIAEYEGSPRRFGTIYSSSYADGGTIRPGGASFPRPGFPKRVEPSAAPYDQLDDGRPRQIELGKGPSETSFYNIKGNMVAGSEMSAFQSDTKYYDRPQAGSLEEDFTIPAGGTGRKPHSFALSPEMDYRSGCGTAEFGTTFRPVSYGRVQKPGGGNGTGEAKEILNEPCVEYDDMCNSMPILEDGLSSGHASDSEGNTVANSCDQGGDLLANGSLGMQSMRHQQDQQQQQQQQQHYHHHAALDGPNGAGISDCLANDIRDALNDIKSTLQNTKALPTGDERRDSVDQGCRGEPFAHSYGDVSPVWVLRTRDGSPEQEHPSAAHLTDQRHGNPPPPPDLEEETDTDLETDRLLGHQQQQQSGGGEPSYYEHNNAADVGGVGKPKSPNSAMLAKLKRYQTAIRADSEIYVPSDITLENLPEIESKGRHKTREGLLDPAVLIEGVLFRARYLGSTQLVCEGQPTKSTRMMQAEEAVSRIKAPAGESQPSTEVDLFISTEKIMVLNTDLKEIMMDHALRTISYIADIGQLVVLMARRRFVASSTGPTDPAADDGGAVPGGPEAAVPADSPKKRPANRTPKMICHVFESEEAQFIAQSIGQAFQVAYMEFLKANGIEDHSFMKELDYQEVLNSQEIFGDELEIFAKKELQKEVVVPKAKGEILGVVIVESGWGSMLPTVVIANLASAGAAARCGQLNIGDQIIAINGLSLVGLPLSTCQGYIKNTKNQTVVKFTVVPCAPVVEVKIKRPNTKYQLGFSVQNGVICSLLRGGIAERGGVRVGHRIIEINNQSVVAVPHEKIVNLLATSIGEILMKTMPTSMFRLLTGQENPIYI from the exons ATGTACTGCACCAGCAACGATGGCAGCAAGCAGCCGGTCGGCGAGGTGAAAGCGCCGTCGGCCGCCCACCCCACCATCAACCAGTACCACCCGCACGACCCGTACGGCGAGCGGGAGTCGGCGGCGGAGCTACACTTCTGGGACGAGCCGGACGGCCGGGGGGCGCACCAGAACACGACTCCGGCCAGCACGGTGCTGCATTCGCCCGAGCCGGCCCCGACCGAGCACGAGCCAAAGATGCGGTTCCAGCAGCGGCACCAGATCCAGGTCGGCCGCAGTCCGGTCGGCAGCGGAGGGCACAATGGTAGCAGCGACTCGACCACCGCTTCCAGCCCGGTGCTGATGCCGCACTGCCATCACGGTCCATCGGCCGGTGGCGCCCAGCACcatcagctgcagcagcagcagcagcagcacgtgtaCGGCACGCAATCGATCCTGTCGGACGGCGAGATAGTGGTGTTTGACGACATCGAGCCGAACTGGCCGACGGGGACAGGCGGCACCGTGAACGGGTCGGACCTGTCAATGctgatgggtggtggtggtggtggtggcactACACCCAGCAAAGAAACGCACACGGACAGCTGTACGAAAATACAGACCATTATCG GCGGGCTAACGATTGCCGAGTACGAGGGATCGCCGCGACGCTTCGGCACGATCTACTCCAGCAGCTATGCGGACGGCGGCACGATCCGGCCGGGCGGGGCCAGCTTTCCCCGGCCCGGGTTTCCCAAGCGCGTCGAGCCGAGCGCCGCGCCGTACGATCAGCTCGACGACGGTCGGCCACGGCAGATCGAGCTCGGCAAGGGTCCGAGCGAGACGAGCTTCTACAACATCAAGGGCAACATGGTGGCCG GCAGCGAGATGAGCGCATTTCAAAGCGATACCAAATATTACGACCGCCCACAGGCGGGCTCGCTGGAGGAAGACTTTACCATTCCGGCGGGCGGCACGGGTCGCAAACCGCACAGCTTTGCCCTGTCGCCCGAGATGGACTACCGGTCCGGGTGTGGCACGGCCGAATTCGGCACCACCTTCCGACCCGTGAGCTACG GAAGGGTGCAAAAGCCGGGCGGCGGAAACGGCACGGGCGAGGCGAAAGAAATTCTAAACGAACCGTGCGTCGAGTACGACGACATGTGCAATAGTATGCCGATCCTGGAGGATGGGCTGTCGAGCGGGCACGCATCCGACTCGGAGGGCAACACCGTCGCCAACAGTTGCGATCAAGGCGGCGATCTGCTGGCGAACGGCTCGCTAGGGATGCAGAGTATGCGCCATCAGCAggaccaacagcagcagcagcagcagcagcagcactaccaTCATCATGCGGCGCTGGACGGACCGAACGGTGCCGGCATTAGCGACTGTCTGGCGAACGATATACGGGACGCGCTGAACGACATCAAGTCGACGCTGCAGAACACGAAAGCACTGCCGACGGGGGACGAACGACGGGACAGTGTGGACCAAGGCTGCCGGGGGGAACCGTTCGCCCACTCGTACGGAGACGTTTCGCCCGTGTGGGTGCTCAG GACGCGGGATGGATCGCCCGAGCAGGAACACCCGTCCGCCGCGCACCTGACGGACCAGCGGCACGGCaacccgccgccgccacccgATCTGGAGGAGGAAACGGACACGGATCTGGAGACGGATCGTTTGCTgggccaccagcagcagcagcagtccggCGGCGGCGAGCCGAGCTACTACGAGCATAAT AACGCCGCGGACGTTGGCGGCGTGGGGAAACCGAAATCGCCCAATTCGGCCATGTTAGCGAAGCTGAAACGGTACCAGACCGCCATCCGGGCCGACAGTGAAATCTACGTTCCTAGCGATATTACCCTAGAAAATTTACCG GAAATTGAAAGCAAAGGAAGGCATAAAACTCGAGAAG GTCTGCTCGATCCGGCAGTGCTCATCGAGGGCGTCCTGTTCCGGGCGCGGTACCTCGGCTCAACCCAGCTGGTGTGCGAAGGCCAACCGACGAAATCGACCCGCATGATGCAGGCGGAGGAAGCCGTCTCCCGGATCAAA GCACCGGCGGGAGAGTCGCAACCGAGCACGGAggtggatttgtttatttcgaCAGAGAAAATCATGGTGCTGAACACGGATCTGAAGGAGATCATGATGGACCACGCGCTCCGGACGATCTCCTACATTGCCGACATCGGCCAGCTGGTGGTGCTGATGGCCCGGCGCCGCTTCGTCGCGAGCAGCACGGGCCCGACGGACCCGGCGGCGGACGATGGCGGTGCGGTACCGGGCGGCCCGGAAGCGGCGGTGCCCGCCGACAGCCCGAAGAAGCGGCCGGCCAACCGGACGCCGAAGATGATCTGCCACGTGTTCGAGAGCGAGGAGGCCCAGTTCATTGCGCAGAGCATCGGGCAGGCGTTCCAGGTCGCGTACATGGAGTTCCTGAAGGCGAACGGGATCGAGGACCACAGCTTCATGAAGGAGCTCGACTACCAGGAGGTGCTGAACAGCCAGGAGATCTTCGGCGACGAGCTGGAGATATTCGCCAAGAAGGAGCTGCAGAaggaggtggtggtgccgAAGGCGAAGGGCGAAATACTCGGCGTGGTCATCGTCGAGTCCGGCTGGGGCTCGATGCTGCCGACGGTCGTGATCGCGAACCTGGCGTCGGCGGGGGCGGCCGCCCGCTGCGGCCAGCTGAACATCGGCGACCAGATCATCGCGATCAACGGGCTGAGCCTGGTCGGGCTGCCGCTCTCCACCTGCCAGGGGTACATCAAGAACACCAAGAACCAGACGGTGGTGAAGTTCACGGTCGTGCCGTGCGCGCCGGTCGTGGAGGTGAAGATCAAGCGCCCGAACACCAAGTACCAGCTCGGCTTCAGCGTACAGAACGGTGTG ATTTGCAGCCTGCTGCGCGGAGGAATTGCGGAGCGGGGCGGTGTTCGCGTGGGCCACCGCATCATCGAGATCAACAACCAAAGCGTCGTCGCGGTACCGCACGAAAAGATTGTGAACCTGCTCGCCACATCGATCGGAGAG ATACTGATGAAAACCATGCCGACGTCCATGTTTCGGCTGCTGACGGGGCAGGAGAATCCGATCTACATTTag